A window of Ignavibacterium sp. contains these coding sequences:
- a CDS encoding methyltransferase domain-containing protein: MNDVNKSDFWEELYRNNTVAWDLRTPTPAFIDLLNSEYFLNKKKMLVVGCGYGYDAIEAAKKGFNVTALDFSDTAIEFAKTLAGKEKVSVNFLVEDFFNLNTSFLNSFEIIFDYVTYCAIDPARRKEYADKISQLLKPEGLFAIILFPVENRVGGPPFAVDVNEATNFFSEKLELIISTDKINSIKPRKGREFLQIYRKPNGAQS; the protein is encoded by the coding sequence ATGAACGATGTAAATAAAAGCGATTTCTGGGAAGAGCTTTACAGGAACAATACTGTAGCGTGGGATTTAAGAACTCCGACTCCGGCTTTTATTGATTTGCTTAATTCAGAATATTTTTTGAATAAGAAGAAAATGTTAGTTGTTGGTTGCGGATATGGTTATGATGCAATTGAAGCAGCGAAAAAAGGATTCAATGTAACTGCGCTTGACTTTTCAGATACGGCAATTGAGTTTGCAAAAACACTTGCCGGAAAAGAGAAAGTCAGTGTTAATTTTTTGGTCGAAGATTTCTTTAATCTTAATACTTCTTTCTTGAATTCATTTGAAATTATTTTTGATTATGTTACTTACTGTGCTATTGATCCAGCCAGAAGAAAAGAATATGCTGATAAAATTTCGCAGTTGCTTAAGCCGGAAGGTTTATTCGCAATTATTCTTTTTCCGGTTGAAAACAGAGTTGGCGGTCCACCTTTTGCCGTTGATGTTAATGAAGCAACAAATTTTTTCTCTGAAAAACTTGAGTTGATTATTTCGACCGATAAAATAAATTCAATTAAACCAAGAAAAGGAAGAGAGTTTTTACAAATTTACAGGAAACCAAATGGCGCGCAATCTTGA
- a CDS encoding OmpW family outer membrane protein, with translation MKKIFFILGLILVIPLTNLNAQRIGKLAPEKEPEIYPDNAWGIDIMFGESGFGLGTFLRRQIGGNLTAFADLSFAEAKDEREIEYIDYFGQTFVIGKKNRVFQLPLILGLQYRLFKGDIEDNLRPYVSAGVGPTLVITTPYEEEFFSAFGNAQSKFALGGYVGIGANFGIDKSSLVGINVRYFRVQFFDDGVESLFGRFKDNLSGFFIALNLGLMY, from the coding sequence ATGAAAAAAATATTTTTTATTCTTGGTTTAATATTAGTTATTCCGTTGACAAATTTAAATGCTCAGCGAATAGGAAAACTTGCACCTGAAAAAGAACCTGAAATTTATCCTGATAATGCCTGGGGAATTGATATAATGTTTGGTGAATCGGGATTTGGATTAGGCACTTTTCTTAGAAGACAAATCGGTGGGAACCTGACTGCATTTGCAGACTTATCATTTGCAGAAGCAAAGGATGAAAGAGAGATTGAATACATTGATTACTTTGGACAAACTTTTGTAATCGGAAAAAAGAATCGTGTTTTTCAGCTTCCACTTATTTTGGGCTTGCAATACAGATTATTCAAAGGAGATATTGAAGATAATCTGAGACCTTATGTCAGTGCAGGAGTGGGACCAACACTTGTAATTACAACTCCTTATGAAGAAGAATTTTTCAGTGCATTTGGAAATGCCCAATCCAAATTTGCACTTGGAGGATATGTTGGCATTGGTGCAAACTTCGGAATTGATAAATCAAGTTTAGTGGGAATTAATGTAAGATATTTCAGAGTTCAGTTTTTTGATGATGGAGTTGAAAGTCTCTTTGGAAGATTCAAAGATAACTTAAGCGGATTCTTCATCGCACTAAATCTTGGGTTGATGTATTGA
- a CDS encoding transposase, with the protein MDLKLAHAKYVKAIAYAKVKTDKVDSHILAQLLRLNFIPEAYKISDDIRTLRDTLRARLRLSVKRTSCINFMHRMLEKFNITDPSSLNDF; encoded by the coding sequence ATTGATCTCAAACTCGCTCACGCCAAGTACGTAAAAGCCATTGCTTATGCTAAAGTTAAAACCGATAAAGTTGATTCCCACATCCTGGCTCAACTGCTTCGTCTTAATTTTATACCTGAAGCTTACAAAATATCCGATGATATCCGTACTCTTCGGGATACTCTAAGAGCCAGACTAAGACTTTCCGTAAAAAGAACAAGCTGCATTAACTTTATGCACCGAATGCTTGAGAAGTTTAACATTACTGATCCTTCATCGCTCAATGATTTCTAA
- a CDS encoding transposase: MEKSLYSSLIPNEDIQRLLWIPGIGKMNAFTILLEVGDINRFQSEKNFFSYCRLTPSARNSGGRVKQKSSSKDGNKYLKIVFSDAAVHALQYYPVIRRYHNSKLRKKKKQVAKAIISKEIARIVYYVLKYKTDFNNKFKGVDLEQKKSVQWPRITSPDV, translated from the coding sequence TTGGAAAAATCTCTTTATTCATCTCTAATTCCTAACGAAGACATTCAACGTCTGCTCTGGATTCCCGGCATCGGGAAAATGAATGCCTTTACTATCCTTTTAGAAGTTGGTGACATTAACCGTTTTCAGTCAGAGAAAAATTTCTTCTCTTACTGCCGGCTTACTCCTTCTGCCCGCAATTCCGGCGGCAGAGTAAAACAAAAATCTTCTTCTAAAGATGGTAACAAATATCTCAAAATTGTTTTCTCCGATGCCGCAGTGCACGCCCTACAATATTATCCCGTGATTAGACGATACCATAACTCTAAACTCAGAAAGAAGAAAAAACAGGTTGCTAAAGCTATCATCTCCAAAGAAATTGCTCGTATAGTCTATTACGTTCTCAAATATAAAACTGACTTCAATAACAAATTCAAAGGTGTTGACCTAGAACAAAAGAAATCTGTTCAATGGCCGCGCATTACAAGCCCCGACGTCTAA
- a CDS encoding YCF48-related protein, which yields MRIIVFTLSWYLFFTNFLSSQTNPISWNWQNPKPQGNHLYDVHVFEPQRVISGGSAGTIIYSTNAGNDWEIKHSVGGYQTTPYTKTIWSLSFLPEGMGWATRSDGRILKSTDFGETWIQQYSTGGPALTGCYFVNENEGWVCGGGGAIYHTTNSGNIWLYQNSNVNYWLERIYFVSSTYGWAVGDNGTVVTTSDGGNVWTVQNVPSFYGTLYDVQFLNESNGWLVGSYGKIFKTNDGGLNWIESSSPTTSPIFCLKFLTESIGWIGSIGGEVYLTTDGGLSWINRFIPTNANIFKIDFSDENNGWAVGVGGFIASTTNGGNNWTELYSNLSFARNEWVSFISSEIGWIVTSDGSIYKTTNGGENWYSYLIEPGLWLSDGCFIDSQNGWVSGRNGKIYKTTDGGESWFQQITNVNTWIHAVEFSDQNFGWAAGENGIILHTTNGGTTWEIQDTPISEILFGMYVLNSEVVWCVGQNGIILNTTDGGENWIIQNSNTSNNLRNVFFVSSQIGWAIGQGGTIRKTTNAGANWFAQYTPQAQWYESVFFTSEINGWIVGGGGTMLHTSDGGNSWNYQPLIFEEPLLSCYFVSDTLGWVVGLYGTILNTGNRSINDIDDNEQNDFLKSFILFQNYPNPFNSRTTIEYNLETSGQVIIEIFNLLGEKVVELLNKYQTKGLHSIAFDSYNLVSGIYLYQIRVDGFKQSKKMVLLR from the coding sequence TTGCGAATAATAGTTTTTACACTCTCTTGGTATTTGTTTTTTACAAATTTTCTTTCCAGTCAAACAAATCCAATATCTTGGAATTGGCAAAATCCAAAACCACAAGGGAATCACTTATATGATGTTCATGTATTTGAACCACAAAGAGTAATCTCAGGAGGATCTGCTGGAACAATTATTTATAGTACGAACGCCGGAAATGATTGGGAAATAAAACATTCAGTTGGTGGTTATCAAACCACCCCATATACAAAGACAATATGGTCATTAAGTTTCCTTCCCGAAGGTATGGGTTGGGCAACAAGATCGGATGGTCGAATATTAAAATCTACCGATTTTGGAGAGACATGGATTCAACAATACTCAACAGGAGGACCAGCTTTAACTGGCTGTTATTTTGTTAATGAAAATGAAGGCTGGGTTTGTGGCGGAGGAGGTGCAATTTATCACACGACGAATTCTGGAAATATTTGGCTTTATCAAAATTCAAATGTTAATTATTGGCTCGAAAGAATTTATTTTGTGTCATCAACATATGGCTGGGCTGTCGGAGATAATGGTACTGTTGTGACAACTTCTGATGGTGGTAATGTCTGGACAGTTCAGAATGTCCCTTCTTTTTATGGAACGCTATACGACGTTCAATTTCTAAATGAATCTAATGGGTGGCTAGTTGGAAGTTATGGTAAAATATTTAAAACAAATGACGGTGGATTAAATTGGATAGAAAGTTCGAGTCCAACAACTTCGCCAATATTTTGTCTAAAATTTCTTACAGAATCAATTGGTTGGATAGGTTCAATTGGAGGGGAGGTTTACTTAACAACCGATGGAGGTCTGAGTTGGATAAATCGCTTTATACCAACTAATGCTAATATTTTTAAAATAGATTTTTCAGATGAAAATAATGGATGGGCGGTGGGCGTTGGAGGATTTATTGCATCTACAACGAATGGAGGCAATAATTGGACTGAACTTTACTCGAATTTATCATTTGCGCGAAATGAATGGGTTAGTTTTATATCTTCTGAGATCGGTTGGATTGTTACTTCCGATGGATCAATTTATAAAACAACCAATGGAGGTGAAAACTGGTATTCCTATTTGATAGAACCAGGATTATGGCTAAGTGATGGTTGTTTCATAGATAGTCAAAATGGGTGGGTTTCAGGAAGAAATGGAAAAATCTATAAAACAACTGATGGTGGAGAGTCATGGTTTCAACAAATTACAAATGTTAACACTTGGATTCATGCTGTCGAGTTTTCCGATCAAAATTTCGGTTGGGCTGCCGGAGAAAATGGTATAATATTGCATACAACAAATGGAGGAACAACTTGGGAAATTCAAGACACTCCTATTTCTGAAATTTTATTTGGTATGTATGTTCTAAATTCTGAGGTTGTATGGTGTGTTGGCCAAAATGGAATCATTTTAAACACTACAGATGGAGGAGAGAATTGGATTATTCAAAACAGTAATACATCAAATAATTTACGGAATGTTTTTTTTGTATCATCTCAAATAGGTTGGGCAATTGGTCAAGGTGGTACCATTAGGAAAACTACTAACGCAGGCGCAAATTGGTTTGCACAGTATACACCACAAGCTCAGTGGTATGAATCTGTTTTTTTTACGTCAGAAATAAATGGGTGGATAGTAGGAGGCGGGGGAACAATGTTACATACATCAGATGGAGGGAATTCCTGGAATTATCAACCACTGATATTTGAGGAACCATTACTTTCCTGTTATTTTGTTTCTGATACCTTAGGTTGGGTGGTTGGATTGTATGGAACAATTTTAAATACAGGTAATAGATCAATTAACGATATTGATGATAATGAACAAAACGATTTTTTAAAATCTTTTATCCTTTTTCAAAATTATCCTAATCCATTCAATTCAAGAACAACAATAGAATATAATTTAGAAACTTCGGGACAAGTAATTATTGAAATCTTTAATCTACTTGGTGAAAAAGTGGTAGAGTTATTGAATAAATACCAAACAAAAGGGTTACATTCAATTGCCTTTGATTCGTATAATTTGGTAAGCGGAATATATTTATATCAAATTAGGGTTGATGGATTCAAACAAAGTAAAAAAATGGTTTTGCTACGATAA
- a CDS encoding DUF6602 domain-containing protein: MDAKKFQESVTEELNVVRNRVRNLIGNHHWGEEGRYKEAILKNILRKFLPKNISVGTGFIISSNDQHRISKQIDIIIYENDYPVLFSEGDFIITTTENVKGIIEVKSNIGSGNNTFQNVIQQFDETIQPINNNFANRKLFLGIFAFEFSGNIESQIIDENLNQSAKNVNHISLGKDYFIRKWRSQDATRLQPPVTNCNSDFYNIYEITDLSFSYFISNLIDIVCGGLNDRYWFSFPIQGTKEIHRVRTICLEDA, encoded by the coding sequence ATGGATGCAAAAAAGTTCCAAGAATCTGTCACTGAAGAACTTAATGTCGTAAGAAATCGTGTCCGAAATTTAATAGGCAATCACCATTGGGGAGAAGAAGGCAGATATAAAGAAGCCATACTAAAAAACATATTGCGTAAATTCCTTCCCAAAAATATCTCTGTAGGAACGGGTTTTATAATTAGTTCAAATGATCAGCACAGAATCAGTAAGCAAATTGATATTATTATCTATGAGAATGATTATCCTGTGCTTTTTTCAGAAGGTGATTTTATAATAACAACAACGGAAAACGTAAAAGGCATAATTGAAGTAAAATCAAATATCGGATCTGGAAACAATACTTTTCAGAACGTAATTCAGCAATTTGACGAAACAATTCAACCTATCAATAACAATTTTGCAAACAGAAAATTATTTCTTGGCATCTTTGCATTTGAGTTTAGTGGTAATATTGAATCTCAAATAATTGATGAGAATCTAAATCAATCAGCCAAAAATGTAAATCATATCTCATTAGGTAAAGACTATTTCATTCGCAAATGGAGAAGCCAAGATGCCACTCGACTTCAACCACCAGTTACTAACTGCAATAGTGATTTTTACAATATCTATGAAATAACTGACCTTTCTTTTTCTTATTTTATCTCCAACTTAATCGACATTGTTTGTGGTGGTTTAAATGATAGATATTGGTTTTCCTTTCCTATTCAAGGAACTAAAGAAATTCATAGAGTTAGAACAATATGTTTAGAAGATGCATAA
- a CDS encoding phage integrase N-terminal SAM-like domain-containing protein, translating to MNGGKLNSASHLLTSEKQVTNPKLLDQVRIHLRVNHYSRKTEEAYISWIKRFILFNNKRHPNEMGKDIRAIQELLGHKSVRTTMVYTHVMNKFKGVRSPLDNILNSVQTMWNFKKKMFENIEFYKNRKEYNMQNRHAYYTEFWRVK from the coding sequence TTGAATGGTGGAAAGCTAAATAGTGCATCACATCTTCTAACTTCTGAAAAACAGGTAACCAACCCTAAACTCCTTGATCAGGTTAGGATACACCTTAGAGTAAACCACTACAGCCGAAAAACTGAAGAAGCATATATCAGTTGGATAAAGAGATTTATTCTTTTCAACAATAAAAGACATCCCAATGAAATGGGAAAAGACATAAGAGCAATACAAGAATTGCTTGGACATAAATCTGTAAGAACAACTATGGTTTATACTCACGTTATGAATAAATTTAAGGGAGTAAGGAGTCCGCTTGATAATATTCTTAATAGTGTGCAGACTATGTGGAATTTTAAGAAGAAAATGTTTGAAAACATAGAATTTTATAAGAATAGAAAAGAATATAATATGCAGAACCGCCATGCATACTATACGGAATTTTGGCGGGTTAAATAA
- a CDS encoding peptidylprolyl isomerase — MRSLAPAFIITVGALFVLFMVISDSNVLEALGGKTNYIGKVNGKEITYQEFQTALDRQLENLKQQTGQDIDESQMDQIREQVWESIVNQVLIEQAVQKFGITVSDEEIKEIILGENPPDFLKQNFVDSLGNFNRQLYEQALFDPRNKEALVQAEEFVRQQRLTQKLQSYLLAGIVVTEDEVKQKFIDQNISMEADYVLFDVNSVPESEIQVTDADLKAYYDKNINLYKQPPQRKLQFVLFPNVPSADDTNLVVKNLQNILRKIKEEGADFKEMVDIYSEIPYSRDTLSVQYFTPEALKLISSANPGDVIGPVAAPQGFTLYKFYGKVTSPETFARASHILINQYGSDEKNLEEANKVYQRLIAGEDFAKLAKELSADPGSGKNGGDLGFFTKGMMVKEFEDAVFNGKVGEIQKPVKTSYGYHIIKVTDRINYKFVVERISMQVKQSATTKDRIYNQANDFSFLANKNGFESEAKLMGYEIRETPLFSEQSVSVPAIGPNKQLVKYSFENSVNTVSPPFKTPSGYVVVRIAEALGERFTPFDEVKVSMKPAVIREKKFEKLEKTAKEVYSKAGGDIYKVPQIRPDLTIQQTGPFTAQGTIPNLGRDYAFINKAQSLEVGKTTEPFKGMRGYYIMKLTKKTPFDKDSYSAQAATIKMQLLNEKKARFINEWLEQMKKDAKIVDNRYIFFGY; from the coding sequence ATGCGTAGTTTAGCTCCTGCATTCATAATTACAGTAGGTGCTCTTTTTGTTTTATTTATGGTTATTTCTGATTCAAATGTTCTTGAAGCTCTTGGCGGAAAGACAAATTATATCGGGAAAGTTAACGGAAAAGAAATTACTTATCAGGAATTCCAGACTGCACTTGATCGTCAACTCGAAAATTTAAAACAGCAGACAGGTCAGGATATTGATGAAAGTCAGATGGATCAAATCCGCGAGCAGGTTTGGGAATCAATCGTAAATCAGGTTTTGATTGAACAGGCAGTTCAGAAATTTGGAATTACAGTATCAGATGAAGAGATAAAAGAAATTATTCTGGGAGAAAATCCACCTGATTTCCTGAAGCAAAATTTTGTTGATTCACTTGGTAACTTTAATCGTCAGCTTTATGAACAGGCATTATTTGACCCAAGAAACAAAGAAGCTCTGGTTCAGGCAGAAGAATTCGTAAGACAGCAGAGATTAACTCAGAAACTTCAAAGTTATCTTTTAGCTGGTATTGTTGTTACAGAAGATGAGGTTAAACAGAAGTTTATCGATCAGAACATCTCGATGGAAGCCGATTATGTTTTGTTTGATGTGAACAGTGTTCCGGAATCCGAAATTCAGGTTACTGATGCTGACTTAAAAGCATATTACGATAAAAACATAAATCTCTATAAACAACCTCCGCAGAGAAAACTTCAGTTCGTGTTATTCCCGAATGTTCCTTCTGCAGATGATACCAATCTTGTTGTGAAAAATCTTCAGAATATTTTAAGAAAGATTAAAGAAGAAGGTGCAGACTTTAAAGAAATGGTTGATATCTATTCTGAAATTCCATATTCCCGTGATACTCTATCAGTTCAATACTTTACTCCGGAAGCTCTTAAGCTTATCAGTTCTGCAAATCCAGGTGATGTAATCGGACCTGTAGCAGCACCACAGGGTTTTACTCTTTATAAATTTTACGGCAAAGTTACAAGTCCGGAAACATTTGCAAGAGCATCACACATTCTGATTAATCAATATGGAAGTGATGAGAAAAATCTTGAGGAAGCAAATAAAGTTTATCAGAGATTAATTGCAGGTGAAGATTTTGCAAAGCTTGCAAAAGAATTATCTGCTGATCCTGGAAGTGGTAAGAACGGCGGAGATTTAGGATTTTTTACAAAAGGTATGATGGTTAAAGAATTTGAAGATGCGGTATTTAATGGAAAAGTTGGCGAAATTCAGAAACCCGTAAAGACTTCTTATGGTTATCATATTATCAAAGTGACAGACAGAATAAATTATAAATTTGTTGTAGAAAGAATTTCGATGCAGGTTAAACAATCTGCAACTACAAAAGACAGAATTTATAATCAGGCGAATGACTTTTCATTTCTTGCAAATAAAAACGGCTTTGAAAGTGAAGCAAAGTTGATGGGTTATGAAATAAGAGAGACACCTTTATTCAGCGAACAATCCGTTTCAGTTCCTGCAATTGGTCCCAATAAACAATTAGTAAAATATTCTTTTGAAAACAGTGTAAATACAGTTAGTCCGCCATTTAAAACTCCGAGTGGTTATGTAGTTGTAAGAATTGCTGAAGCTTTGGGTGAAAGATTTACTCCTTTTGACGAAGTAAAAGTTTCTATGAAACCGGCAGTAATCAGAGAAAAGAAATTTGAGAAACTTGAAAAGACTGCAAAAGAAGTTTACTCAAAAGCTGGTGGAGATATTTATAAAGTGCCACAGATTCGTCCTGATTTAACCATTCAGCAAACCGGACCATTTACTGCACAAGGAACAATTCCTAATCTCGGAAGAGATTATGCTTTCATTAATAAAGCACAATCACTCGAAGTAGGTAAAACAACCGAGCCATTCAAGGGAATGCGTGGTTATTACATTATGAAACTTACTAAGAAAACTCCTTTTGATAAGGACAGTTATTCTGCTCAGGCAGCTACAATAAAGATGCAGTTGCTTAATGAGAAGAAAGCAAGATTTATAAACGAATGGCTTGAACAGATGAAAAAGGATGCAAAGATTGTAGATAACAGATATATATTCTTCGGATATTAA
- a CDS encoding Crp/Fnr family transcriptional regulator, which translates to MNTTNIDFLKNIPIFSDLDDDTLQKIYKSGLLQNFRKNSVILSEEDAGSAMFFIVEGKVKVSRSSGDGKEVILAILNESDFFGEMAILDGMTRSATVTAVEDSKLFIIQRAEFLELLKNYPEVSIALLQELSRRLRAATMKIKALSLKDAEGKVATVLLQIADEVGKIRQGIVEIEDLPYQQELANMAGTSRETISRTLHSFAKKGMIELEGSKVKILDYEKFKELYGQ; encoded by the coding sequence GTGAATACAACAAATATTGACTTTCTTAAGAACATACCTATTTTTTCAGATTTGGACGACGATACCCTCCAAAAAATTTATAAATCGGGATTATTGCAGAACTTCAGAAAAAACTCCGTTATTCTTTCGGAAGAAGATGCCGGCAGTGCCATGTTCTTTATTGTTGAAGGCAAAGTTAAAGTTTCCCGTTCAAGCGGAGATGGTAAAGAAGTTATTCTTGCAATCCTTAACGAATCAGATTTTTTTGGAGAGATGGCAATTCTGGACGGTATGACACGTTCAGCTACAGTTACAGCAGTTGAAGATTCAAAACTGTTTATTATTCAGAGAGCTGAATTTCTTGAACTACTTAAAAATTATCCCGAAGTTTCAATCGCTTTACTTCAGGAACTTTCAAGAAGACTTCGTGCTGCAACCATGAAAATCAAAGCACTTTCATTAAAAGATGCTGAAGGAAAAGTAGCAACGGTTCTTCTTCAGATTGCTGATGAAGTAGGAAAAATCCGTCAGGGAATTGTTGAAATCGAAGACCTTCCCTATCAGCAGGAACTTGCTAATATGGCAGGAACTTCACGCGAAACCATTTCAAGAACACTTCACTCTTTTGCTAAAAAAGGAATGATTGAATTAGAAGGATCAAAAGTAAAAATTCTCGACTACGAAAAGTTTAAAGAACTCTATGGTCAATAG